One Bosea sp. 685 DNA segment encodes these proteins:
- a CDS encoding EamA family transporter, whose product MPSSKLTLNGAAEAVPPYAWFGVSAIFHYLGPSFAVLLFPAVGVLGVAWFRIASAALIFAPFTKPWRTIREADAKTRLLLLGLGACLAAMNTAFYLALDRLPMSLVAAMEFVGTIGVALYGLRTRRNALALLLAVLGVVIMIDLKGSTDMLGLLWASLNGALFVGYIVLGHKAAEDGANGGVERLGAAMAIAFVILMPIGFTEAARAFGAINLVLAGIAVGLCSSVIPYIADQLAMSRLPRQTFALCLAILPATATVIAAIVLAQIPSLQDILGVALVIAGVAVHSPPKASEG is encoded by the coding sequence GTGCCATCATCGAAGCTGACGCTCAATGGAGCCGCCGAAGCCGTTCCGCCTTATGCCTGGTTCGGGGTCAGCGCCATCTTCCACTATCTCGGGCCGTCCTTCGCCGTGCTGCTTTTTCCAGCGGTCGGAGTTCTTGGCGTGGCGTGGTTCCGGATCGCGTCAGCAGCGCTCATCTTCGCGCCCTTCACCAAACCGTGGAGAACGATCCGGGAGGCCGACGCGAAGACGAGGCTGCTGCTGCTCGGCCTCGGCGCCTGCCTCGCGGCCATGAACACGGCCTTCTATCTGGCTCTCGACCGCCTCCCCATGAGCCTCGTGGCGGCCATGGAGTTCGTCGGCACGATCGGTGTCGCCCTCTACGGGCTGCGCACGCGCCGCAACGCCCTGGCGCTGCTTCTGGCGGTGCTCGGCGTCGTCATCATGATCGACTTGAAAGGGTCGACGGACATGCTGGGGCTGCTCTGGGCAAGCCTGAACGGAGCGCTTTTCGTGGGCTATATCGTGCTCGGTCACAAAGCCGCGGAAGATGGGGCGAATGGCGGCGTCGAGCGTCTTGGCGCCGCCATGGCTATTGCCTTCGTCATCCTCATGCCGATCGGCTTCACCGAGGCGGCCAGGGCATTTGGCGCGATCAATCTGGTGCTTGCCGGCATCGCGGTCGGCCTATGCTCGTCGGTCATTCCCTACATAGCCGACCAGCTTGCGATGTCCCGCCTGCCGCGTCAGACCTTCGCGCTTTGCCTGGCGATCCTGCCTGCGACGGCAACCGTCATTGCGGCGATCGTCCTCGCCCAGATCCCGAGCCTGCAAGACATTCTCGGCGTGGCTCTGGTCATAGCCGGCGTTGCGGTCCACTCGCCGCCGAAGGCGAGCGAGGGATAG
- a CDS encoding Lrp/AsnC family transcriptional regulator produces MKRLRYENGGLDATDLRLLDALAADARISIAELGRLVGLSSPSVSERVRRLEEAGVIEGYTVTINPKALGLPLAAWLRIRPIPGQLHNVTEILRGIPEIVECDRITGEDCFIARAHVESVEALEQLIDKLIPYSMTNTSIIQSSPVPRRLPPLRLPIE; encoded by the coding sequence ATGAAGCGCCTTCGATATGAAAATGGCGGATTGGACGCGACGGATCTTCGGCTGCTCGATGCGCTCGCCGCCGATGCGCGGATCAGCATCGCGGAGCTGGGGCGTCTCGTCGGGCTGTCTTCGCCGAGCGTATCTGAAAGGGTCAGGCGGCTGGAGGAGGCGGGCGTGATCGAGGGCTATACCGTCACGATCAACCCCAAGGCGCTTGGCCTGCCGCTCGCGGCCTGGCTCCGTATCCGGCCGATTCCCGGCCAGCTTCACAACGTGACCGAAATCCTGCGGGGGATTCCGGAGATCGTGGAATGCGACCGCATCACCGGCGAAGACTGCTTCATCGCTCGCGCCCATGTCGAGAGTGTCGAGGCGCTGGAGCAGTTGATCGACAAGCTCATCCCCTATTCGATGACGAACACGTCGATCATCCAGTCGTCTCCCGTCCCGCGCAGATTGCCGCCGCTGAGGCTGCCGATCGAGTAG